The sequence GGGAGATCGCACCGAGAGCCAAGGAGCTCGATGAGAAGTCGCTCTTCCCGGAGCACGCGCAGAACCTGTTTGCGGAGCTGGGCCTTCTGAACCCGCTCCTGCCCCCC comes from candidate division KSB1 bacterium and encodes:
- a CDS encoding acyl-CoA dehydrogenase family protein, with product MNRLTEEQKITLDMVRKVADREIAPRAKELDEKSLFPEHAQNLFAELGLLNPLLPP